One Leishmania infantum JPCM5 genome chromosome 26 genomic window carries:
- the HSP70.4 gene encoding heat shock protein 70-related protein, translating into MSSTNAIGIDLGTTYSCVGVFKNEQVDIIANDQGNRTTPSYVAFTETERLIGDAAKNQVAMNPSNTVFDAKRMIGRKFDDPDLQSDMKHWPFKVTVKDGKPVINVEYQNQSKTFFPEEISAMVLQKMKETAEAYLGTTVKDAVITVPAYFNDSQRQATKDAGSIAGLNVLRIINEPTAAAIAYGMDRKGDKGEKNVLIFDLGGGTFDVTLLTIESGVFEVKATAGDTHLGGEDFDNRLVDYFATELKMRCGKDCRGNARATRRLRTACERVKRTLSSSTTANIEIDALYEGSDFFSKITRARFEEMCRDQFEKCLEPVKKVLADADMKPQDVDDVVLVGGSTRIPKIQQIVSQFFGGKELNRSINPDEAVAYGAAVQAHILAGGHSSKTDGLLLLDVTPLSLGVETAGGVMSVLIPRNSTMPVQKTQTYSNNADNQRNVVIKVYEGERPLVSQCQCLGTFTLTDIPPMPRGKARINVTFDVNTDGILIVSAVEESGGRKEAITIQNDTGRLSKEQIESMVREAEKFAEEDRMNSERVEARNTLENYTFSMRATLDDPDVQNGITQGDRQKIQDAVSAASSWLERNREATKEEYMEQTKLIEGIAHPILSEFYKKRVMEAPPSAGSKDGAPSDGVPHAEDVD; encoded by the coding sequence ATGTCGTCTACCAACGCCATCGGCATCGACCTGGGCACGACGTACTCGTGCGTGGGCGTCTTCAAGAACGAGCAGGTGGACATTATTGCCAACGACCAGGGTAACCGCACGACACCGTCCTATGTGGCCTTCACCGAGACAGAGCGCCTGATCGGCGATGCCGCGAAGAACCAGGTGGCCATGAACCCGAGCAACACCGTGTTTGACGCGAAGCGCATGATCGGCCGCAAGTTCGACGATCCTGACCTTCAGTCGGACATGAAGCACTGGCCCTTCAAGGTGACCGTCAAGGACGGCAAGCCGGTCATCAACGTCGAGTACCAGAACCAGTCCAAGACCTTTTTCCCAGAGGAGATCTCGGCTATGGTGCTGCAGAAGATgaaggagacggcggaggccTACCTCGGCACGACCGTCAAGGACGCCGTCATCACCGTCCCGGCGTACTTCAACGACTCGCAGCGCCAGGCGACGAAGGACGCCGGCTCCATCGCTGGCCTCAACGTGCTGCGCATCATCAACgagcccaccgccgccgctatcGCGTACGGCATGGACCGCAAGGGAGacaagggagagaagaaCGTGCTCATCTTCGaccttggcggcggcacgttCGATGTGACGCTGTTGACGATCGAGTCCGGCGTGTTCGAGGTGAAGGCGACCGCGGGCGACACGCACCTTGGAGGCGAGGACTTCGACAACCGCCTCGTCGACTACTTCGCCACTGAGCTCAAGATGCGCTGCGGCAAGGACTGCCGTGGCAACGCCCGCGCcacgcgccgcctgcgcacgGCGTGCGAGCGCGTGAAGCGCACGTTGTCCAGCTCCACGACAGCAAACATCGAGATTGACGCGCTGTACGAGGGCAGCGACTTCTTCTCGAAgatcacgcgcgcgcgcttcgaGGAGATGTGCCGCGATCAGTTTGAGAAGTGCCTGGAGCCGGTGAAGAAGGTGCTGGCGGATGCGGATATGAAGCCGCAGGACGTGGACgacgtcgtcctcgtcggtgGATCGACCCGAATCCCAAAGATCCAGCAGATTGTCTCGCAGTTCTTCGGTGGCAAGGAGTTGAACCGCTCCATCAACCCCGATGAGGCCGTTGCGTacggtgcggcggtgcaggcgcacATTCTCGCCGGCGGTCATTCCTCCAAGACGGacgggctgctgctgcttgacgtgacgccgctctcgctcggTGTGGAGACAGCCGGCGGTGTCATGTCCGTGCTCATCCCGCGCAACTCGACGATGCCGGTGCAAAAGACGCAGACGTACTCGAACAACGCCGATAATCAGCGTAACGTGGTGATCAAGGTGTACGAAGGCGAGCGTCCGCTGGTCTCGCAGTGCCAGTGCCTCGGCACCTTCACGCTGACCGACATCCCGCCCATGCCGCGCGGCAAGGCGCGCATCAACGTCACCTTCGACGTGAACACGGACGGCATCCTCATCGTGAGCGCCGTCGAAGAGTCGGGTGGTCGAAAGGAGGCCATCACGATCCAGAACGACACGGGCCGTCTGAGCAAGGAGCAGATCGAGAGCATGGTGCGGGAGGCCGAGAAGTTTGCTGAGGAGGACAGGATGAACAGCGAGCGCGTCGAGGCGCGCAACACGCTGGAAAACTACACCTTCTCCATGCGCGCCACCCTGGACGACCCGGATGTGCAGAATGGAATCACGCAGGGGGACCGCCAGAAGATCCAGGacgccgtcagcgctgcctcgaGCTGGCTTGAGAGAAACCGGGAGGCCACCAAGGAGGAGTACATGGAGCAGACGAAGCTGATCGAGGGCATCGCGCACCCGATCTTGTCGGAGTTCTACAAAAAGCGTGTCATGGAGGCCCCACCAAGCGCTGGGTCCAAGGACGGTGCCCCCTCAGATGGGGTGCCCCACGCCGAAGACGTTGACTAA